A segment of the Verrucomicrobiota bacterium genome:
TCCGGCGACGATCTTTGAGCATTTCCCAAGTAAACGCCCCCAACACCGGCAATAAAAGGAGGATGGCCCCCGCCAGCGCGTTGGGATAAACAAGGGTCGAGAAAATACGATCGCTCTGGATCTTTTTGATGAATTCCGGCGGAAATTCCCGCTCCCAGTTCGGGTGTTCCTTAAAAAAGTGCTCACGGCTCGCAGCCAACCCTCCGAAGTGTTGGTCCATGCCAATCCAAAGCACATAGCCGAAACCCAACAACATCGGCACCATCATACCCGCTCGAACCTCCTGAAATCCCAACAGGCAGTATCCCAAGTAATACATGCCCACCGCGATTCCGAAATGGATAAGGGTCGACCTCGACATGGCGGGGTCCACACTTCCGGCCGAAGCCAGCGCTTGCCAGAGGAGCCATCCCAATGGCATCCAGGCCAGGCCTCGTGGCACGCGCAAATGCTTAAACCGCAGGAAGCAGACGACCGCTACCAAACCCAGAAAAGGAAAGTAAGCCCAACGCGCCGGCCAGGGTTGGAATAAGACACCCTCCAAGTCACGCGGCACCTCCACCATCTTGTCTAGGACGACGGGATTGCCGAATTTCAGCAAAGCCAAGCCCAAAAAAACACCAGTGAGAACCGATGCCCACCCCACCGATGGCTCCGGCATCCGCAAACTCGATGACCCCTCGGCTTGTTCGCCTTGACGCGCGTGGGATTTCTTCATGAGGCCCTACAGCTTCAGTTTCAACAATCCCACCTCGATCGCCAAAGATTCCTGGACGTTCGACCCCAAGTGCCGTTGCAACCGTTCCCAAATGAAAAGGTTTTCAGCGGCTTGCTCTTCCTGGAGTCGCGACCCGACACGGCAAGTCCATCCTTCCCATTCACGAAAATGAAAGCCGACTTCGTGAAACCCACCGCTGACGAGCCAGACGTCTCTCAACCACCACTCCATTTGCCGCAGCAGGCGTCCCCGTTCCCACTGGTACTCGGACTCCACCGCCGCCTCGAGTTCAGTTTCCCACTGTTCCCTTGTCTCGGGATCGACTTCGTCGTAGCGCTCCAAAGGACTGTCCTGGGCCATGGACTTCTCCAGGCTGCTCCGAATTTCTCCGAGTTTCTCGAGGAACACTCCCAGCAATCGATATCGGCCAAGCAGCCCGCCTTTTCCCTCCGCCGCCATCTCAACAAAGCGTTGCAGCCAAAGATTGTCCTCGGGTTCCGAACCCGCCCGATCGTTCGGACTGAGGCGGACACGCACGCAGCGGGATCGAATCGTATCGAGGAGACGTTGGGGTTCGCTGGTCAGCAACAGGATGACGGAGGAAACCGGTGGCTCTTCCAGGGTTTTGAGGAAAGCATTCGCCGCTTGTGGATTCATGCGGTCCGCCCCCGAAATCACGGTGCACCGAACCTTGCCTTCCACCGGTTTCATCAAAATGGAGTGCATCACCTCCCGCATCTGCTCGATCCTGATCACCCTTGTTTTCGACTCAGGCCGAACCCACTGGATATCGGTGTGCAGCCTCGCTTCGACGCGTCGGCAGGACTCGCAACGATCACAAGCATCCGGCCCCTCTTCGTGCTGCCGTGGGTTGTGGCAATTGAGGGTCTGGCAGAGCGCTGTGGCGACGCTTTCCAGGGAAACCCGGTCGTCCCCCTCCAACAACACACCATGCGCAAGCCTTCCGGCACCAAGGCTGCGCCGAAGCAGCGCCGAAGCCCAAGTTTGGCCAGGGATGGAGGAAAAGGACACGCGGAGTGATTACCACCAAGCCAGCCCACGCTCCAAGCTTTTGCGAACTCGATGCCGAAGTCAGCGCGTCTGCGAGTTGTCGGTGAGACAGACTTCCGCGCGCCAACTGCGACGTTCGTGGGGCTTCAGTCATGCGCGGCCCCAACCCAAAGCATCGCCGGTCGGCATCCGGACGTCGAGGCGGCGCGAACGCGGCTCTCGGACCGGCTCCCTGGCAATGCACTGCGGCGCTTCCTTGTCCGCTTATAATTCCTCAGGTTTGCCCAGCCATTCCGCGACTCGACCCAACAATCGACCCGCGGCGCCTCCATCCAGCACCCGATGATCGAAACTGAGGGTTAACTCCGCTTCCGTGATCGGCACGAAGGCTTGGGTTTGCTCGCACCACGACGGGACTTTTCGCCCCGCTCCCAACCCCAGGACCAAGGTCTGCTCCGGCAACGGAATGGGAGTCGCCCACGTCAGGCCGAAGGTGCCAAAGTTCGTGATCGTCGCAATCGAGCCGCCCGTGCACTCGGCAGGTAATCGTCTCTCCCGGGCCTGCTCAAGCAGGGTTTGATAGGGAACCACGCATTCGGCCAGGGACCGCTTATCGACTCCACGCAATACCGGCACCAACACCCCGTCTTCCGCCTCCACCGCGAATCCAATGTCAATCGCACCGGGATGGACCAGAGTGTGGCCAACAAGTCTGCCCGCCACCCCGCTATTCTCCGCCAGGGCCAGGGCCAGGGCCCGTAAAGCATACAAAGCAGGACCCGGCTTGGGCTGCCTGCCTTGGCGATGCTTGAGCAACGGATCGATGCGGAACGGCAGTCCAACGGTGGCCAACGGCCGGGTCCAACTTCGGCGCATGGCATCAGCCACTGCAACCCTCATGCTGGAAGCGGGCGAGCTACGGAATTGGCCGATATTCCTGATAAAAGCTTCGAAATCCTCAATCGTCACCCGCCCATTGGCACCGCTCCCTGCAATGCCCGCCATGTCCGCCGCGTGAAGTCCTAGCTCTTCCATCCGCGCCCTCATCCTTGGCGACAGATAACTCGCTCCCCCCGCATGCGCGGGCACCGGCAGTCCGCGCACGGTCGGTTCGACCTGGGTGCGAGCAAGATCGTGGGCATCCGCATGGGGCAGTGGTGACGCCGGTCGGGAACCCAACGGAGCCACAAAGTCTTCCGCCACCTCGAGCGTGCCCAGTTGGGATCCCACTGGAAAACTCTGCCCGGGAGCAGCGGTGAAGCCGATCAATCGCCCGCGGGCAGGTGAAGTGACGGTCATGGTTGCTTTGCTGGTCTCCACCTCGATCAATTCCTGGCCCGCGACCACCTCGGCGCCAGACTCCACCAGAAAACGGAGCACGGTCGCTTCGGCGATGGATTCGCCCAGTTGAGGCATCGTGATGGGGGCGGTGGGCATTGGAGAGACGAAAGCTAAAGTTGAAGAAGCCGGCGGGCGGCGGCGGCAATAGATTCCGCGGTGGGTCGATGCGCCGTCCACAAGTCGGGATGAAAAGGCACCGGGGTATCTTTGGCATTCAACCGCTGGGGTGGAGCATCCAGGAGCTCGAAAGCCTCGCTGGCCACCCGAGCCACGACTTCCGCGGTCACGCCCCCCCACGGCCAGGCCTCGCCCACAGCCAAGAGCCGGCCTGTTCGGGCCACGGAGGCGATCATGGTATCGGTATCCAGGGGCTTCACGGTTCTCAAATCAACCACTTCGGCTTCCCAACCTTCCCGGGCAAGTGCAGCGGCGGCAGCCAAGGCCTCGTGAACCATCGCGCTATACGCCACGACCGTCACATCCCGTCCCGGTCTTGCGATTCTGGCTTTCCCCGAGGGCAGCGCCGCCGCCGGCAAAGCATCCGCTTTGAGATGATAATACAGGAACTTGTGCTCGCAGAAAACCACGGGATCTTCAATGGCCACCGCCTCAAGCAGCATGCTGTAGGCATCCTCCACGGTGGCGGGAGTCATCACGATTAACCCGGGGAAATGCGCGTAAAGGGCCTCCAACATCTGGCTGTGAAACGGCCCGCTTCCCGCGGTTCCCCCGCACGGCAAACGGAACGTGACCGGGCAAGGCACCTGGGTGCGCCAGTGCAGGGTGGCCGCTTGATTGACGATCTGATTCAACCCGACCGTCGAAAAATCCGCAAATTGCATCTCCACGATCGGACGCTGTCCCTCAATCGCCGCGCCAATGGCGGAACCCACCATGGCGTCTTCGCTGATCGGGGAGTCCAAAACGCGCCCCGGAAACTCCTTGATCAGATGGCGCGTCGCTTTGAAGGCGCCGCCAAACTCTCCCACATCCTGGCCATAGATATAAACGCGCGGGTCCGTGGCCAGGGCCTTTCGTTGCGCTTCCCGAATCGCGTCCAGGTAGGTCAGGCTCATCCCAGAGGTTGCAAGTAAACCTGAGAAAGATGTTTTGAAGCCAGGGCGCACCAATCTTCACGGTAGGGGTCGGGTCCAGGCTCGCGGCTGGCCTCCTCCACCGCCTTCTCCACTTGCGCCTCGGCTTCCCGCCTCCAATTCCGTATTTCATGCTCGAACGCCCAGCCCTGGCGGGCCAGGAAATCCTGGGCCACTTGCAAGCAATCGCGCCCGAGCGGGCTCGCCTTCAAGGGTTCCTCGATGTAACCGGCGTCGTCGTGCTCCCCATGGCCGCACAGGCGCAAGAGCCGGGCGATCACCATCTGGGGCCCTCGGCCCCGGCGAGCCTCCTCCACCGCGTGGCCCACCCCTTTCAAGCAATCACTCAAATCGGTGCCATCGACGGTGGTGCCCTGAACACCATAGCCGCTCGCACGTTCAAGCAAGTCGGCACAAGCAAACTGGCGGGACGTAGGCGTTGAATAAGCATATTGGTTGTTGGCCACAACCAGCACCAAAGGAAGCTTCTCCACCGCGGCCTGGTTGATGGCCTCGTGAAAAGAACCGGTCGAAGTGGCTCCCTCCCCCACGCTCGCCGCGCCAACCGCCATTCGATCCCCCTTCATGCGCCGGGCCATGAGCGCTCCATTGACCACGGAAATCATCGCTCCCAGATGGCTGATCATGGCCAGCAGGCCTTCTCGCGGCCGGCCCCGATGAACGTTCCCATCCCGACCCTGCATCGGACCCAGGGCGGAACCGAGATGCGTCCGCACCACATCCAACACCGGTTCGCCAAACGCCAACCGCCCGGCTAAATCGCGGATCAAAGGGCCGAAGACATCGCCCTTCCGCAGGGATAGCCCCAAGGAAGCGCTCAAGGCTTCCTGCCCTTTGCCAAGAAAAACGCCTCCGTAGATCTTGCCCGCCCGATACAAACTGGCCATGCGCCCGTCCAGCACACGGGCCAGCAGCATCCAGCGAAAGGCTTGGCAATATCGCGCACTCGCCTCGCTGGTCTGAACAGGCTCTGAACCCGCGAGCCCCGTCGTGGGAGGGGTGTCACTCGATTGGAACACAACCAACATCTATCGCTTGGGCCGCCTGAACTGCAACGGTTCTTTTGCCGAATTCCACTCCGAGGTGGGTTCCTAACCCGCCTATTTCACACTCGACAAGGTTGGGAAACGTCCCCCATCGAGTTCCCGCAATGCGGGTTAGACCAAACCGCGCCCCCCGTTCAACAAACTGATCCCACTCCCACTCCACGCCCTGTTGGAAGAGATTCTTCGTCGGAGCACGCCTCAAGGATACGCTTTCTTTCAATCAGGGCGCGGTTTCCCGAGCCCGGAAATTCCCAGGCGCCAGACAAGTATGAAATTTCCGGGCTGAAGGTGTCGCCCCATCCTCAGCCACACGGTTTAACGGTCCCGCCCAAGCCACGCACGAACGAGATCAACCCTTCTCGATCTACGGCGTCGCGCCCGGCAGGTGGCGCACGTACAGGCCAAAAAGCTCATGATCTTTGGCCTTGCTCTCCATCCACTCTCTCAAGGACTCCACCTCGCTTGCCCGGAGCCGTCCGCGAGCATTGGTGGCGATTTGCACCGCCAAAGCCGGATCGGTCGATTGGATGAGCTTTTTGACTTCGCCCAGGACGGGGCTCACCCGGCCCAGGCGCGCCAAAGCTTCCTCCCGGGGCGACGCGTACCGCCCGTCCCCATCGGCATCCAAATAAATCGGGTTGGTCGCGGCCAGGGTATAGTTCTCGTAGGTCTTCCATCCCGGGTGAGTGACGCCATCGCCGATCACCACGAAGACAAGATGGCTGTCGTAATCGCGAGCGCGGATCCGAAACGAGAATTCTCGGTCCAGCGCGTTTCCAGGCTGCGCAATGATGGATTGCTCGGACACCATCACTCCGTTCAAAAAAGCTTTCACCCGCCTCGGCGCGATCCAACCGGGCGCCGCCACCCTCACGCTCGCCGTGATGTTCCCTCCCCTCACGGGTGCCAGCGAACCCATGCCAAAACGGCCATAAACTCGAGCCTCGACAAAAATCCCCAGACTCACGGATACGGTCCCCTTGAGAAAAGCCTGGCACGCTTCATCCACGTCAATCCGCGCAGGATCGTCCGTGGAACTGGGAACATACGTCCTGCCTTGGCCCGCGGGATCCTCCACGGAATGCGTGTCCGAAGAGCCCACCGCCGTAATGCGTTCGCCGCGATTCAGCAAGGCAAACCAGTCCGTGAAGAGGTACATCGGGTCCTTTTGCAAGGCTGTCGAATTGACCAGCTCCATCGCGTCAAAGGGAAAAACCTGGCCTTGGGCGCGATCTCCTGAACTTCGATTCATGCCCGCCTTGGTGAAGGGATTTCGCGGCATGTCCGGCCACCGCGGGTGGTTGAGTATGACGACCTTGGCGCCCTTGGCGCGGATGCCTTCGACGAGCTTAACCCAATTGGTCTCTTTCCAAACGGGCACGCTTCCCATGGGATCCATCGGGAATGCGTTAAAATGACCGTTGTCCGAGGTCACTTCGTTCCCTGTGACCGAAGTGAAAAAAACGTTCAGCGAAAGCTTGCTCTGGTAGGGACGATAATCGACGTGATGATTGTGATCGGTGGCAATGGCGAGTTCCACCCCTTCCCCCGCCAAACCCACCACGCGCTCGGCCAACGTGGCATTGCCATGCCCGCTCACTTCATACGTGTGCAGGTGCGTGTCACAGGCGACATAACCTGGAGTCTGAACCTCCCGGATCAACCGCAAATCCACCTCCGGAACGGGCGACTCTCCTCCGCCCACCAGGACCACCTGCTCCGCACGGCTCCATTCCATGCCCCGCATGGCGGAGACCCGATAGGTGCCCGCGGAAAGTTCCAGCTTCGTCTCCGCGCCACGCGTGTAGATCAATCCTTTCCGAACCGCCCGATCCTGCCCCTCGCAATAATACAGATCCGCCTCCTCGCCTTGCATGGACACAACGTGGATCCGGGCCGGCAAAGGAAGCCCCGATCCATCTTCCCTCACCCTGATTTTCAGCGGATGCAACTGGCGGTGGGTTCTCAAGGATTTCGGAATCCACTCGATGAGGCCCACCGCAATGTCATCCGTGGCGTTGTCAGGATGAATGGAGAGCTCATTGCGTCCGGAGCGCACGGCCTCCTTGGGAACGGCGTAATAGGCCACTCTCTCCGCAGTCTGGCGGTAGAGTTGGGCGATCTCGCGGCCGTTAAGACGGATCCGCCAGACGCCGTGGATATCTCGTTGCTTGAGTCGCAAGGTGCTTTCAACGGGATCCGAGATCTCGAAGAGTGCCAGAAGGTTGGTCCCTTGCGGTTTGGGCTGAACGCCGGGCCAGTTGTTCTCCACGCTGTCCCCCAAATGCAGATAGTTGGTCAGGATCGGAAGGGCCGCGTGCCCGCTCGACGCGACCAGCCAGAGGAACATCACTCTCAAGACCCACTGAGAAACTGGATCAGGCCCAAAACACAGGCGAATGCGGGAGGATGGCATAACGCCTTTCTCGTACTCGACAAGCCCCTGAACTACAAGCCTTCGGATGCGGACGAGGCTCATTCCACAAGCGGCTCCTTGATCACCGGGCCGGACGCGAAGGAAGCCTCACGGATCAAAAGCCCGCCCGCCTCGCTCCCGAGATTTTGACCGGTACGTCCCGATGTTGCCGGTGATGCAGGTAGGGCGCGTCCGTCCCGGCGCGCCGCCGGAGCATGATGTTTTGCATCCCGTGGGCGGCGGGCTGGGACAGGCCCGCCCTACCAACAACATCAGGATACACGAGATTTTGGCGTGAATTCTATTGCATCGTTGCCCGGGGCTATTAGATTTCTTGGCTCGACGGACGAACTTTGAGAAATCCTGAGTGAAAGCTGAACTTTGCCGACAAGCCCTTGAGAAAGTGGGCAATCCCAACATTCTCATCAATTTAATCTCGCGCCGCGTGCGCCAGTTGACCGGAGCTTCGGGCTCCAACACCCGGCCATTGATCACGGAAACCGCCGGCCTGGGCGCCGCGGATATCGCCCTGGTCGAGCTGGTTGACGCGAAGATGAGCTGGGAAGCGATCGTCGAGCCCGAAGGCAAGGAAACCCCGGCCAAGCGTCGCCGGCGTTCCTAAAGAGGTTCAGACCACGAGTTTCGCCCAGCCAGAAGGCTCGTCCTTCTGGCTGGATTTGTTGATGGCCGAGATTCTGACCAACTCCAAGGCCCGGCGCGACTATCACATCCTCGAAACTTACGAGGCCGGGATCGTGCTCCACGGCACCGAAGTCAAATCCCTCCGGGCCGGGCGAGGCCAGATCGCGGACGCGTTTGCCCGAGTGGAAAAGGACGAGGTTTGGCTGCATCACGCGCACATTGACGAATACGATTTTGGCAACCAACAAAACCACAAGCCGAAGGCGCCTCGCAAACTCCTCCTCCATCATTCCGAGATCCGCAAACTGGCGGATGCCGCCCAGGTGAAGGGCAACGCCCTGGTGCCTCTGGCCTTTTATTGGAAGAACGGACGCGTCAAGGTCCAACTCGCGGTCGGACAAGGCAAGGCCTCCTTCGACAAGCGCGAGGACTTGAAACGCAAAGACGCAGAAAGAGAAATGAAACGCGCGACGCAGTCAGCTTTGAAGGGACGTTCCCCGCGCGGCGCCTGATCCCGAGTCCAGGGACGATTGCACCTGGCTGGGGATTGTGCTCGCGGCGCTATGCGATCCGGGGCAGCATCGATTCCATGCATGTTCCTTCCTTGCTCCGCTTGTCCTGCGTCCTGGTCTTGGGATTGTGCCTGGCCGTGGAAACCGGCGCGGCCTCCTTCCTTGAACGATTGGGCGTCAAACGAGGAGCCCAGGCCGTCTCCCTTGCCGAACTTACCGAGGAACAAGCCGTCTCGGGATTACGCGAAGCTCTCGCTCGCGGGGCCCAGCACGCGGTCACTCATCTGGGTCGTCCGGACGGTTTTCTCAAGGACGCGTTGGTGCGCATTCCCGTGCCCGAGCGTCTGCAAACGGTCGAGCGAGGATTGCGGCTGGCGGGGACAAGGAGCCATGGTGGACGAATTTCTGACGACGATGAATCGTGCCGCGGAACAAGCTGTTCCTGAGGCGGCGGCGGTGCTCGCCGATGCGGTGCGTCAACTCACGCTCTCGGAAGCCAAGGCGATTCTCCGAGGCACGAACTCAGCCGCCACGGACTATTTTCGCCGATCCTCCGAGACCAACCTGCACGCTCGTTTTCTTCCCCTGGTGAAGAAGGCCACGGAATCCGCGGGGGTGACAGGCGCCTACAAGCAATTGATCGGGCGCGCGGGAATCGCTGGAGGCGCGACCCGGGGCGGATTGACCGCGGGACTGTTCCGTCAGGACGACCTGGATCTCGATGCCTACGTCACCCGCAAGGCCACGGACGGGCTTTTCGTCAAAATCGCCGAAGAGGAAAAGAGACTGCGAGAGAATCCGGCATCCAGATCGACGGACTTGCTCCGCAAAGTTTTTGGAGCCGTGCCCTGAACGAGGGAGGCTTGGAAACGAAGAAGGCGCCCTTGGGGGGCGCCTTGTCGCGAGAAAAATGCAGGATGACGTTGGCCTTACTTGCTGCCGAGGATCGCGTCCTTGGCGGCCTTGGCAAAACGGAACTTCAAGACTCGTTTCGCGGGCACTTTGATCTTCTGGCCGGCTTTGGGCCCGAAGCGCATGATCATTTCGCGGGCGGGACGGTTCGCGAGCACCACTTTGCCAATGCCCGGGATCACAAAGCTGTTCTTGGCGTTCTTGTAGGCCAACTCGGAAAGAGTCTGCAGGACCGTGGACGCCTGTTTTTTGGAGATTTCAGCCTTGTCGGCGATGGTCGCCGCGATTTGAGATTTGGTGAGTTGTTTTGCCATATGGGAATATTGATTGGTTAAACGTTGGATAACTGACTGCTAACTCGGGCGTATTAAACCGCGCCTCAACGCCCGCGCAAGGAGAAAATCGTCAGAATTTCCACGGAAATTCG
Coding sequences within it:
- a CDS encoding O-antigen ligase family protein, encoding MKKSHARQGEQAEGSSSLRMPEPSVGWASVLTGVFLGLALLKFGNPVVLDKMVEVPRDLEGVLFQPWPARWAYFPFLGLVAVVCFLRFKHLRVPRGLAWMPLGWLLWQALASAGSVDPAMSRSTLIHFGIAVGMYYLGYCLLGFQEVRAGMMVPMLLGFGYVLWIGMDQHFGGLAASREHFFKEHPNWEREFPPEFIKKIQSDRIFSTLVYPNALAGAILLLLPVLGAFTWEMLKDRRRMMGLVGLGALIYGGGACLIWSGSKAGWLIALGVIGLVGWRYSENNWKRWSMLALAGGVGLGFFLWRYEGYFARGATSVGARFDYWSAAWNNAKSHPGLGTGPGSFSMIYAQVKRPESEMARLVHNDYLQQASDSGWVGALLFVLILPGSLLWLYRYSFRCQQRFWPWLGLVGFGVQSTVEFGLYIPALIWLAFFWLGGLMADGHAQAQVQVETR
- a CDS encoding 2-oxo acid dehydrogenase subunit E2, with protein sequence MPTAPITMPQLGESIAEATVLRFLVESGAEVVAGQELIEVETSKATMTVTSPARGRLIGFTAAPGQSFPVGSQLGTLEVAEDFVAPLGSRPASPLPHADAHDLARTQVEPTVRGLPVPAHAGGASYLSPRMRARMEELGLHAADMAGIAGSGANGRVTIEDFEAFIRNIGQFRSSPASSMRVAVADAMRRSWTRPLATVGLPFRIDPLLKHRQGRQPKPGPALYALRALALALAENSGVAGRLVGHTLVHPGAIDIGFAVEAEDGVLVPVLRGVDKRSLAECVVPYQTLLEQARERRLPAECTGGSIATITNFGTFGLTWATPIPLPEQTLVLGLGAGRKVPSWCEQTQAFVPITEAELTLSFDHRVLDGGAAGRLLGRVAEWLGKPEEL
- a CDS encoding alpha-ketoacid dehydrogenase subunit beta, whose protein sequence is MSLTYLDAIREAQRKALATDPRVYIYGQDVGEFGGAFKATRHLIKEFPGRVLDSPISEDAMVGSAIGAAIEGQRPIVEMQFADFSTVGLNQIVNQAATLHWRTQVPCPVTFRLPCGGTAGSGPFHSQMLEALYAHFPGLIVMTPATVEDAYSMLLEAVAIEDPVVFCEHKFLYYHLKADALPAAALPSGKARIARPGRDVTVVAYSAMVHEALAAAAALAREGWEAEVVDLRTVKPLDTDTMIASVARTGRLLAVGEAWPWGGVTAEVVARVASEAFELLDAPPQRLNAKDTPVPFHPDLWTAHRPTAESIAAAARRLLQL
- a CDS encoding thiamine pyrophosphate-dependent dehydrogenase E1 component subunit alpha; this encodes MLLARVLDGRMASLYRAGKIYGGVFLGKGQEALSASLGLSLRKGDVFGPLIRDLAGRLAFGEPVLDVVRTHLGSALGPMQGRDGNVHRGRPREGLLAMISHLGAMISVVNGALMARRMKGDRMAVGAASVGEGATSTGSFHEAINQAAVEKLPLVLVVANNQYAYSTPTSRQFACADLLERASGYGVQGTTVDGTDLSDCLKGVGHAVEEARRGRGPQMVIARLLRLCGHGEHDDAGYIEEPLKASPLGRDCLQVAQDFLARQGWAFEHEIRNWRREAEAQVEKAVEEASREPGPDPYREDWCALASKHLSQVYLQPLG
- a CDS encoding DNA-directed RNA polymerase subunit omega, which codes for MKAELCRQALEKVGNPNILINLISRRVRQLTGASGSNTRPLITETAGLGAADIALVELVDAKMSWEAIVEPEGKETPAKRRRRS
- the smpB gene encoding SsrA-binding protein SmpB, with translation MAEILTNSKARRDYHILETYEAGIVLHGTEVKSLRAGRGQIADAFARVEKDEVWLHHAHIDEYDFGNQQNHKPKAPRKLLLHHSEIRKLADAAQVKGNALVPLAFYWKNGRVKVQLAVGQGKASFDKREDLKRKDAEREMKRATQSALKGRSPRGA
- a CDS encoding DUF4197 domain-containing protein, translating into MHVPSLLRLSCVLVLGLCLAVETGAASFLERLGVKRGAQAVSLAELTEEQAVSGLREALARGAQHAVTHLGRPDGFLKDALVRIPVPERLQTVERGLRLAGTRSHGGRISDDDESCRGTSCS
- a CDS encoding DUF4197 domain-containing protein, giving the protein MVDEFLTTMNRAAEQAVPEAAAVLADAVRQLTLSEAKAILRGTNSAATDYFRRSSETNLHARFLPLVKKATESAGVTGAYKQLIGRAGIAGGATRGGLTAGLFRQDDLDLDAYVTRKATDGLFVKIAEEEKRLRENPASRSTDLLRKVFGAVP
- a CDS encoding HU family DNA-binding protein: MAKQLTKSQIAATIADKAEISKKQASTVLQTLSELAYKNAKNSFVIPGIGKVVLANRPAREMIMRFGPKAGQKIKVPAKRVLKFRFAKAAKDAILGSK